One genomic window of Monodelphis domestica isolate mMonDom1 chromosome 1, mMonDom1.pri, whole genome shotgun sequence includes the following:
- the LOC100028525 gene encoding olfactory receptor 13A1-like, with the protein MAISNHSQVTEFILQGFSEHPNLRIPLFGCFLSLYLVALTGNVLIITAITLNSSLHSPMYFFLFNLAIMDIICTSSILPKVLQGLLSEENTISYRGCMTQLYFLIWSGSSELLLFTVMAYDRYVAICHPLHYSTRMTKMLCNVLAASVWLICAFNSSINTGLMTQLSFCGPNVITHFFCEIPPLLLLSCTSTYINMVMTVSSDAFYGFINFVLTLVSYGFIISSILKIQTSEGKKRAFSTCSSHLIVVSMYYTAVFYAYISPICGYNPERSKLAGVLYTMLSPTLNPLIYTLRNKEVKMALRKLFPCFRN; encoded by the coding sequence ATGGCCATTAGTAACCATTCACAAGTCACAGAGTTTATCCTCCAAGGCTTCTCTGAACACCCCAATCTCCGCATTCCATTATTTGGCTGTTTCCTCTCCTTGTATCTAGTGGCTCTCACAGGCAATGTCCTGATCATTACAGCCATCACTTTGAACTCAAGCCTCCACAGCCCCATGTACTTTTTTTTGTTCAACTTGGCTATAATGGACATCATCTGCACCTCCTCTATTCTGCCAAAAGTGCTGCAGGGGCTGCTTTCAGAGGAGAATACTATCTCCTACAGGGGCTGCATGACCCagctctatttcctcatttggtCTGGATCATCAGAATTACTTCTTTTCACTGTCATGGCATATGATCGTTATGTGGCCATCTGCCACCCTTTACATTACAGCACCAGGATGACCAAGATGCTCTGCAATGTGTTGGCAGCTAGTGTGTGGCTGATATGTGCCTTCAATTCCTCCATAAATACTGGTCTGATGACACAACTGTCCTTCTGTGGACCCAATGTGATTACTCATTTCTTCTGTGAGATCCCTCCTCTGTTGTTGCTCTCCTGTACTTCCACCTACATTAATATGGTTATGACTGTCTCATCTGATGCCTTCTATGGCTTTATAAATTTTGTTCTAACCTTGGTGTCCTATGGGTTCATTATCTCCAGCATCCTGAAAATCCAGACatcagaagggaagaagagagcatTCTCTACCTGCTCCTCCCATCTCATTGTGGTGTCCATGTATTACACTGCTGTTTTCTATGCCTATATTAGTCCTATTTGTGGCTATAATCCAGAGAGAAGTAAACTAGCTGGTGTTCTATACACCATGTTGAGCCCAACTTTGAATCCTCTGATCTATACTCTAAGGAACAAGGAGGTCAAAATGGCCCTCAGAAAGCTCTTCCCATGCTTTAGAAATTAA